Proteins encoded together in one Chryseobacterium taklimakanense window:
- the glf gene encoding UDP-galactopyranose mutase produces the protein MKEDILIIGAGISGATLAERYASIGKKVVVLEKRGHIAGNCYDEYDENGILVSKYGAHLFHTNDAGVWEYVQRFAEWYPWEHKVIARVDNKTVPIPVNIDTVNILFGENISTEDEMKAWLDKNRIPFDKPKNGEEAVMNRVGPVLYEKMFKHYTKKQWDKYPEELNASVLERIPVRYNHDGRYFSDTYQALPKGGYTKVFENMLNHPNITVMLNTDYFDVKDQFEGFEKLFYTGPIDRFFEFQDEMMEKLEYRSINFVTEHLDQEFFQENSVVNYPGQEVDYTRIIEYKHFGNQQSPKTSIVKEYTVDTGEPYYPVPNERNQQIYEKYKEKADLLQNVYFVGRLANYKYFNMDQAFRNALDLFNSLEASNLKPHDKSFV, from the coding sequence GTACGCTTCTATCGGAAAAAAAGTTGTGGTTCTTGAAAAAAGAGGCCATATCGCAGGCAACTGCTACGATGAATATGATGAGAATGGAATTTTGGTTTCAAAGTATGGAGCTCACTTGTTTCACACCAATGATGCCGGTGTATGGGAATACGTACAGCGTTTTGCAGAGTGGTATCCGTGGGAGCACAAAGTCATTGCAAGAGTAGATAATAAAACCGTTCCAATTCCGGTCAATATCGATACGGTAAACATCTTATTTGGCGAAAACATCAGTACGGAAGACGAAATGAAAGCCTGGCTGGATAAAAACCGGATTCCTTTTGATAAACCTAAAAATGGAGAAGAAGCCGTTATGAACCGAGTGGGGCCTGTGCTGTATGAGAAAATGTTTAAACATTACACGAAAAAACAATGGGACAAATATCCGGAAGAACTCAATGCTTCAGTGCTGGAAAGAATACCGGTGCGTTACAACCACGACGGGCGTTATTTCTCCGACACGTACCAGGCATTACCTAAAGGCGGATATACAAAAGTTTTTGAAAATATGCTGAACCATCCTAACATTACCGTGATGCTGAATACGGATTATTTCGATGTAAAGGATCAGTTTGAGGGTTTCGAAAAGTTGTTTTATACCGGGCCGATTGACCGTTTTTTTGAATTTCAGGATGAGATGATGGAAAAGCTCGAATATCGATCCATTAATTTTGTTACCGAACATTTGGATCAGGAGTTTTTTCAGGAAAATTCTGTAGTGAATTATCCAGGCCAAGAAGTGGATTATACCAGAATTATAGAATACAAACATTTCGGGAATCAGCAGTCTCCCAAAACCAGTATTGTAAAAGAGTATACTGTAGACACTGGCGAACCTTACTATCCGGTTCCGAACGAAAGAAATCAGCAGATTTACGAGAAATACAAGGAGAAAGCCGATCTGTTACAGAATGTATATTTCGTAGGAAGGCTGGCTAACTATAAGTATTTTAATATGGATCAGGCATTCAGAAATGCCCTCGACCTGTTTAACAGTTTAGAAGCATCAAATCTGAAACCGCATGACAAATCCTTTGTTTAA